The following is a genomic window from Engystomops pustulosus chromosome 11, aEngPut4.maternal, whole genome shotgun sequence.
cctcctgtcactacatcccccccccactacaccctcctgtcactacatccccccccactacaccctcctgtcactacatcccccccccactacaccctcctgtcactacatcccccccccactacaccctcctgtcactacatcccccccactacaccctcctgtcactacaccccccactacaccctcctgtcactacatccccccccactacaccctcctgtcactacatcccccccccactacaccctcctgtcactacatccccccccccactacaccctcctgtcactacatccccccccactacaccctcctgtcactacatccccccccccactacaccctcctgtcactacatcccccccactacaccctcctgtcactacatcccccccccactacaccctcctgtcactacatcccccccactacaccctcctgtcactacatccccccactacaccctcctgtcactacacacacccccactacaccctcctgtcactacacatccccccactacaccctcctgtcactacatcccccccccccactacaccctcctgtcactacatccccccccccccactacaccctcctgtcactacatccccccactacaccctcctgtcactacacacacccccactacaccctcctgtcactacacatccccccactacaccctcctgtcactacatccccccccccactacaccctcctgtcactacatccccccccccactacaccctcctgtcactacatcccccccccccactacaccctcctgtcactacatccccccccactacaccctcctgtcactacatcccccccactacaccctcctgtcactacatccccccccccactacaccctcctgtcactacatccccccccccactacaccctcctgtcactacatccccccccactacaccctcctgtcactacatccccccccactacaccctcctgtcactacatccccccccactacaccctcctgtcactacaccccccactacaccctcctgtcactacatccccccccactacaccctcctgtcactacatccccccccactacaccctcctgtcactacatccccccccccactacaccctcctgtcactacatccccccccactacaccctcctgtcactacatccccccccactacaccctcctgtcactacatcccccccccactacaccctcctgtcactacatcccccccactacaccctcctgtcactacatcccccccactacaccctcctgtcactacatcccccccactactacaccctcctgtcactacatccccccccccactacaccctcctgtcactacatcccccccccactacaccctcctgtcactacatcccccccactacaccctcctgtcactacatcccccccactacaccctcctgtcactacatccccccactacaccctcctgtcactacatccccccactacaccctcctgtcactacatcccccccactacaccctcctgtcactacatcccccccactacaccctcctgtcactacacacacccccccccccactacaccctcctgtcactacacatccccccactacaccctcctgtcactacacacacccccactacaccctcctgtcactacacatccccccactacaccctcctgtcactacatccccccccactacaccctcctgtcactacatccccccccactacaccctcctgtcactacatctccccactacaccctcctgtcactacatccccccccactacacccccccactacaccctcctgtcactacatcccccccactacaccctcctgtcactacaccctcctgtcactacatccctcccactacaccctcctgtcactacatcccccccccactacaccctcctgtcactacatcccccccccactacaccctcctgtcactacatccccccccccactacaccctcctgtcactacatcccccccccactacaccctcctgtcactacatcccccccccactacaccctcctgtcactacatccccccccccccactacaccctcctgtcactacatctccccactacaccctcctgtcactacatcccccccccactacaccctcctgtcactacatccccccccccactacacccccccactacaccctcctgtcactacatcccccccactacaccctcctgtcactacatcccccccactacaccctcctgtcactacgcCCCTCCGGTCACCTGATAATGTACCcacattttgcactgagcagcctagggagtgataggagctaaaatatcAATAactctgagtaacattgtaaagtaaagggttaaaatgatctttattgtgttaccatcactaggggattgcaatgtgagaactttctttcgtggaaaaacccctttaaggctacattcacactgacgtgtgcccgctgtaccgtagcccGTTGATGCTGCTCGCCCCCCTCCATAGAGTAATTTGGGGCccgtgtgcccattgctgtctatgggggacgtatatatgccgtatatacttcccccccccatacggcagtgtgaatgcagccttagtctgttacagtgtgtcagtgtgtgcagcgcctctctctctctctctatcaggAGAACTCTTTGCTTCCGCTCCGGTCGATCAGTTTCCTGGGATTGCCGTGGAGACGGTGACTGATTCCAGCCGCTACTTTGTGATCCGAATTCAGGATGGAAACGGTGAGTAGAAAATGCGGATGTCGGGGGTCAGCGGATAGAGGGGTGTCTGCCGCTGTCTGAGCACTATAGTGCTTATTTTTTAGAACAGAATCAATTTAGAAATCGCATGATATGAGGTCAGAGGTCACGGCATCATAGTGTGAtccattggggtcatttactaagggcccaattcgcgttttcccgaggtgttacatgaatatttccgatttgcgccgattttccctgaattgccccaggattttggcgcacgcgatcggattgtggcgcatcggcatgctcgcgacggaaattggggggcgtggccgaacggtaacccaacggattcggaaaaaccgccgcatttaaaaaaaaaaaaattggtcgcacgggccatactcacatgcaccacgatgaagacgatgaactccggggcacttcggcgcagcagcgccacctggtggacatcggacgcaggaccttcatgaatcaccggaagacccgaacgcttgtcagagaagccgccgctggaacgcgaatggaccaggtaagtaaatgtgccccattgtatctatttTACGTGTTGCCGCCATCTAGTGACAGGAAATGGAATCTACATGACAATGACAGGCAGCGCTGACTTGCTGTCAGTAATTTTGACCTATTTCTTTTTACGATTTGATCTATTAAGCTGCAGACGTTACTGATCGAGCATCAGCATTTCTATTGGATCTCAGGACATGATCCTACATCGTAAGCTTCTTGTAACCTCTGTGTCTCTTCCCACCCCCCAGGGAGAAGCGCTTTCATCGGCATTGGATTCGCAGATCGGGGCGACGCCTTTGACTTCAATGTGTCTTTGCAGGATCACTTTAAGTGAGTGTGAGACGGAGCTGCACCGCGACACACAACGCCCAGTAATCGGATGAGCGGAGGGTTCGCCATGTAGTTGTCTGAACTTCTCTCCCATACTCCTGGAGCTGCTAGGCCGCTTCTGAGGTCACATGACAGTGCCTAATTGCCAAGGCCTATCTCATGTACGGAGCCAGTGACAGTCATGGAAGACAAATCCAAGACTTAAAGGGGCTATCCGATTATTTTAAGTTTTTCCTTATCCAGTAGATGTAGACAGATCAGTGCAGCCTAAAAGCTGTGACCACCACTGATTGCAAGAGAGCGGTCCCCTGTACCCCCAAATAAAGCAGGTAGTTATTGATCCCCATTGTTACCAGTGAGGACCATAGTGGATTTCCCATATCCTGATCCCTGTCCTTTTTCTATTTACTATTCTACAATTTACAaatctacatttaaaaaaaaaaaaatgacttctatatagtgaTGGGAGTCCCAGAGGTAACTTATAAAATGTTGGTATATTCTATCACTTTATAATAGTCCCTAGGACCCCCAGTGAGGCTGGGAATGTAGGCGATGCAGCACTGATGTAACGCTGTGCTGCCATCGCTGTTATCTCagcacatggggcacatttacttaccccgtccggaggagttcctgaAAGTGCGCTGTCCGACaacaatgccctgtgccgcaattccataagatcatgcgcccgatttcctgcatgtgtcgcttccccgctcaggtccgccggagttaaccaccttcttcctggtgcatgtaagtgcttgtcttgcgacacaatttttgagTTAAGTCCCGCGGTTTTTCCCCCCAAttcgtgtcgcatgaaagccggcgcgattgcgccaaaacatgattgcgtgcaacacaatcgcctgctaaatacctgtcccagcaacgCGATTTCCAAAAACGTTGGAAACCCCGgcggaaatgcggccgtgggacccttagtaaataagccccattgtctccccCTGCTGTGCAGAAATCTGTAGCTCTGTATCCTTCATGGATATGGCTGCATTTCTGACCAATCACTGTGGGCCCCCCTATTCTCAGGATCAGTGGGGTCCAGAGGCCAGGGATGAGTTGCAGCAGATCTGTTTCTCAGGAGTTCGGGAAAGCTGGATACAAATGAAAAGGATTTCATgtgaattttttacttttatatatttttggagtgaAGGTCCCAGAATCTTACAAAGCCTCTTCTCATGTAACTTCTGTCCTCACAGGTGGGTGAAGCAGGAATCTGATTTCTCCAAAGAACCACAAGGACAAGACAACCAGCCCAAGCTGGATCTGGGATTCAAGGAAGGCCAGACAATCAAGCTTAATATTGGGGTACGTGCGTGGCTTGAGTGATGGGACCACAAGGGGGTCATCCGCATTCTCCAATTTTCATgaagttcttttttttccccccaaccaAGAACATAAAAAAGAAAGATGGATCCTGTAAGCCTCGAGGAAATGCTGGCACTGGGGGGATCactctgcttcctcctcctcctgggggcaAGATCCAGATGCCAACAGCCCCTATGACAACCCCGGTACCTAATCATGTTACTCCTCCCCCCGGCAACACACCCTCCAGCCCAGGTAGGTCACATCCAGATCCCACCATACCCTAGGCTCTGTTCTTATGTTCTTGTATGAAGACATTTGGCATACATTTTAGGAAATAGTGTACAGTTTTCCTGCAGTGCCCCTGCAGGTGAAATGAAGCATTACATGTGTATTAGGTAGAAATGAAAATGTTATATGAAAATGCTTTCTTTTCTGCGTTTTCTCTTAGACATCCTCCTAGATCTGGGCTCCCCGGTGCCGCCCCCTAAAGCTGCTCCAGCTTCTGCAGACCTGTGGGGTGATTTTAATACTGCCAGCAGGTGAGGAAGTGTAGACACATTACCTGAGGAATATTCATCCAGTATATTACAGGTCTGTGAGTTGTCTTTCTGTataagtgagtgcagctgtggagttcatacaggatgtaactcaggatcagtacaggataagtaatgtcatgtatgtacacagtgactgcaccagcagcagaatagtgagtgcagccctggagtataatacaggatgtaactcaggatcagtacaggataagtgatgtcatgtatgtacacagtgactgcaccagcagaatagtgagtgcagctctggggtataatacaggatgtaactcaggatcagtgcaggataagtaatgtcatgtatttacacagtgactgcaccagcagcagaatagtgagtgcagccctggagtataatacaggatataactctggatcagtacaggataagtaatgtcatgtatgtacacagtgactgtaccagcagcagaatagtgagtgcagctctggggtataatacaggatgtaactcaggatcagtacaggataagtaatgtcatgtatgtacacagtgactgcaccagcagcagaatagtgagtgcagctctggagtataatacaggatgtaactcaggatcagtacaggataagtaatgtcatgtatgtacacagtgactgcaccagcagaatagtgagtgcagctctggggtataatacaggatgtaactcaggatcagtgcaggataagtaatgtcatgtatttacacagtgaccacaccagcagcagaatagtgagtgcaactctggagtataatataggtcagtgatggcgaaccttttagagaccgagtgatcaaacttcaaccaaaacccacttatttaccctgatgtgccattttaagcagtaacttattgctacctgttcttccacttcttttattgtatcggccccttgaggtcaccaatacagttgaaacaaagtgggcaaattcagactatcattgtagcttctctccagggtgtctctgtttagaaagaatggtgggtccagcaggaagacctccaaagataatgcacttccttcaacaccttctcacttttcaagctgttccaaacagccaatggattttaacctgtttggtgaactctgtcctggggtgatggcctgagtgcccacagaaagggctctgagtgccacctctggcacccgtgccataggttcgccatcactgatataggatgTATCTCTGggttagtaatgtcatgtatgtacacagcgactatAAAATGACATAGGCTTCTAGTTTTCATGGGTCAAGTTCACACCTGAGTTTGGAGCAAAAAtccaccaaattaaaaaaaataaaaacacagaaaattaTTTGGTTCTTGCTGC
Proteins encoded in this region:
- the NECAP1 gene encoding adaptin ear-binding coat-associated protein 1 isoform X1 codes for the protein MAAEAEYESVLCVKPEISVYRIPPRASNRGYRASDWKLDQPDWTGRMRLTSKGKVAFIKLEDKVSGELFASAPVDQFPGIAVETVTDSSRYFVIRIQDGNGRSAFIGIGFADRGDAFDFNVSLQDHFKWVKQESDFSKEPQGQDNQPKLDLGFKEGQTIKLNIGNIKKKDGSCKPRGNAGTGGITLLPPPPGGKIQMPTAPMTTPVPNHVTPPPGNTPSSPDILLDLGSPVPPPKAAPASADLWGDFNTASSSLSSQAPQSSSWVQF
- the NECAP1 gene encoding adaptin ear-binding coat-associated protein 1 isoform X2, yielding MAAEAEYESVLCVKPEISVYRIPPRASNRGYRASDWKLDQPDWTGRMRLTSKGKVAFIKLEDKVSGELFASAPVDQFPGIAVETVTDSSRYFVIRIQDGNGRSAFIGIGFADRGDAFDFNVSLQDHFKWVKQESDFSKEPQGQDNQPKLDLGFKEGQTIKLNIGNIKKKDGSCKPRGNAGTGGITLLPPPPGGKIQMPTAPMTTPVPNHVTPPPGNTPSSPDILLDLGSPVPPPKAAPASADLWGDFNTASSLSSQAPQSSSWVQF